The stretch of DNA TAGCAGTGGTGCCACATTCAGTGTATAACCTGTTAGAGACTTGAACTTGATACTTAACTTGGAACTCATTCCTGGATCTCCAACACAAAAACCCATCGCAGTTCCACGAACGGTGACCACAACGAGATTTACACCAAGATTAAATGGAAATTGATTTGAATTGACCAGTGAAAGTGTTATCAATACGACAAGCTGATTTCTCAGAGATTTCCTAGAAATCGTGCGCAACTATAGTCGAGTAGTCGTTACAAGTACTATCGAATTTCATTAAGAAAGTAATATGCGGTACACTCACCACCAATAGAATACTGTTATCATGTTCTACTTCCCCACTAGCATTTTCATGTTCAACATCCGGTATCGTTTCATCCGAAGGCATTTTACCTGTTGAATGCGCATCCTCATTCTCCATAAAACGTTTATCAAGATATAAATTCACAATAGTTTCTGGTCCCATGAAAAAGTCAGCAAGATACATGTCTTCCAAGACCTCAAATTCAATTTGCCGACCACTAGAGCCACGATCAAGAGAAGTCGTATCAACATACCTCTCTGCCATATCTCTATGGGAACTATAATCGAACAATTGGACTTTGCTGCTTTTAGGAATTGTAGCTTGGACATCATGCAGTTCGATTGGAGCATCTGATTACAGCTCTTCGACTACCTTAGGACAACCACTATGTAACATTTTGTTGAACACCGTAGGTGATTGGTTATCGTTCAAATCAGCTACAAAGTGAGAGATAGAGACATGTGCATCTTCGCTTTGCCACGCTGCTTTAACAGAAGAAGTTTCATCCACTACTTTGGTAAAACTCAAGTAGACATTTCATCGAACACATGCTTCGCCTCTGAGTTTCCAACTTTGAGTGCAAATGCTAACCCATAGAAGTTGGAATTATAACTCAAATCAGGTAAGGGAGATACATGGGCTTCAGACGGACACAAAGTAGCATAACTAACATAGCTATGAAAAGCCAGGGACGGATCAACCACACTCCTATTGGAATCTGCGAAGGTCCGTTTTCGAAATCGTAAAAATAATTTCTCCTTGAAATGGTTCCAATCGTAGAACTGTTTGTTATGATATAGCCAATTAAACCATACGAGGGCCTCACCTTCAAGGTAGAAGTAAGGAAGAGGTAACCAGTCTTCCTCGGAGAAGCCAATGAATTTGAAGTACTGCTTTGCTTGCTAAACCCAGCTCTCTGGGTTGCCATTGCTGAATTTATCTAGTATCATCGCTGCCATTGGAGTCCGAATCGATGAAAGCACCAATGTTATGAACCCGAATTCATAACACAAGTAAACAAGAAAAATGATAGGTTTAATTCATAAACTCAAAGAGTCAATCATTACAATAACAGATACTAGAACTAAGAAGGAGATTCAGAGAAGAAGGATTGAGATAGCCGAGGGAGAACATAAAGAGATAGTCCAGAGGAAAAAGCTAGAAGAACGGAGACGAGAGGAGAACAGGGTCTTCAACAATAAGCATAATCCCAAAATCACCGACCATAACTCTTTTAATAGAATAGTTCTTAGGCTCACTAATCAACTCGGATCCAAAATTAGCCTGACCTTATTGCTTGTTATCATCCCAATAGCTCTTCTCAGCACAATAGTTATTTGTGTGTTGATATCCTTATTGGGCTGGGGTTGATTCATaacgggggggaggggggagggaggaATTACCCGCAACTAAGAATTACAAATTAAGAAGAAAAGCAAGAGGGAAAAGGGCCAATGTTGCTGCCCGGTGAAACAACAGTCGTCAGCAGTGTTGTTGCTCTAGTAAGTATGAGAGTGGGGAAGATGAGAGAGAGGAAGGGGAGGCATGAGAGATGGGGGGAGGGAGGCTTACCTGCTTGTGGGGGTGGTCACCGGCATGGAGTGGTCACCGGCTGCCTGTGAATGTTTGGTCTGGTTTTTAGCCGTTGGGGATGGGGATGGAGCATTtggcagagagagagagagagagagagagagagagagagagagagagagagagagagagagtcaacTACGAGAAAAGAGAGTGGCGTCCTTACCAAAGTCCTTAAGAAGACCAAAACTAAAGTCGGAAATAAAAGTTTATTTAGTATAAAATTCAACTTTCAGTTCAGTACAGTTGAGTAGAAAGTAGGAGTTTAATCAGCGAGCACCCTATTTTCCTTCTCAAATTTCTTTCTTCTCTATGCCCCACCTATGCACGATTGAGATGGATGGagtttttttttttctccttaaTCAACCTCCATACTGATGAAATCAAAATTTGGATGTACTTTTGCCAGTAACTCATGTTCTTCTGAATTGCAAATCAAATGGAAAAGTGGTTATTAGATCTAAAAAGAGGGAGTAGTTAGTTATCCATTCTTTAGTTTGACATTGTAACTGTAGAAACAGGATGACTACCTGAGCTGGTGCTCAATAATTTGATCATTATATATACAACTGTTAATGTTGCATATATTTTACCTTGCGATCAAGTATACATGGCTAAAGAAATTAGAACAGGGGAAATTGTGGCTTTGAAGACGACACGCATGGACAACGAAAGAGAACGGTGAGCTTATTTTAGTATGATTTGTATTTGGTTAATTCCTTCAAACTCTTATCTCACTGATTATTCAACGTTGGTCTGAAATATtacttgtttacccgaaaaacggatagagttgaagctgtatgtagttctaagggtatgtggtataacttaatataaatcataaggataaatagaaatatcaaatacggactgcaaagaatgcaaaataaacaaggttggaaagaagatgattttaaGGACTAAGAAAGATGAATCTATTTATGAAGCTAaaaagaataactcttcaatataggagtgtatggtgTTTGAGTTACAATGTAAGAAAAAATTATCCttttacagaaatgtagccatcctttttatagtggaggatcctactttggatataattaaaaatatatagtggggaacCTATGATAAATAAGCTCTTCCCTAATTCCCgctgagattctctcccttagtgcggttgcaacggctcttgtctgtgagctcgaacTTGATCGGACTCAGTGCTGGTCAGTATTGTTTTTAGAGCTCAATGCGGACTTGAGCTCGATGCTGACTCGGGGTCTGGTAATGACtcgggctcggtatcggttggcctTTGCCCCTTAAGAACAATTCCATAGCATCTCATCACAGTTCGATtcagacccgagctcgataatgacttcgaactcggtgatTGATCTGTCCCCTAAAATCGAAGCTCGTTCGTGCCTTCTTTggatcccatctcgatattataaagactttcttcgatccattatgtttcgatcTCGATTAGACGTACGAAGGCCAAAATCAGttttgactgtatacagatagtcccctcgtttcttgggaaggatgtggcgagaaatgatatgatATCTCAATGGCTCGATCAGATAAAAGCTGACATTTACATCGGGCTTGATCATGACGCGTGTGATAGCTGTCCTGTCAGTTTATTttttcaaggcattaaatgcgtgtcGGTGAGCGGTCGGCCACTAGCACCACCGAACCATCGCCGTGAACCTATAAATACCAGTTTCTTCTTTGAATCAAACTCTACTTTTGCTCTAATCAAACCTCTAAATCTTCTTATTCTTTTCATCTCCTCTTTTTCGTCGCTTGTAGAGCCATCTTCGTTAGTACTAAAACCACTAGTTTTTTACCTTCATTTCCTCTTCTTCACTTATTCaaatggcgaaaacttcaaagACTGTACcgcagaaagagaaagcttctaGCTCTTCTTCCCGGCCGTCCAGCGGCAAGGCGCTGACGGAGCCGCTTCCCCCACGAGTATGTTCCCGGACCGTGTATTCTAAAATCTGACTTCAAGATCAAAACTCCTTCATCGATCTCgggccgatgtgagcatgtgtcgatgtacatgtgctcgataacagagAGCCATATCGAGGTGCATATTCCCGCTCCTGAGGAGGGTATCACCGCTTATGTGGAGGggttcctaagtgtttacacttaccccttcacattgggtctCCTCGACCTTATGATTATCGACTTTTACAAAAGGTATCAGGTCATCCTCGGCCAAGTCCACCCCTCTCTATGGTGCATAGTAATTATCTCGCGCTTCTTCTCTGGCAAGGCCGAGGGACTAGAGTTTACTCTAAGTCACCTCATGCGACTGTATCGGCCTCGAATctatcgaggactaatcaggctccaacGCCGGGCAACGAAGGCCTTGACCTTGAGCATCGATGAGgataaggatcggggttggatgggccgtttcgtacgggtgaggacccgtgatatTATCGCggaggagaagatgtcgttccctgaggaGTGGAACTTCAATCGTAAGTGATCCTTTTAAATTTTGTTCTCCGTACCTTCTTCGATTTCGCCTAATATCACCTTTAGATGTGCAGCTGTTCCGTGGATGCCTCATGCAGTACCAGACCTTgaagattgggttcggaagttagcctcgacttccacCTACGCCGAACGCgtatggcgtgatttggcaaagggtaggtgggaggccaagaatcatggtaaggatCTCCCTTTTATGTTCTGAATCATTTTTTATACCTCGTCTGTTACTAATTTTCTTTCATGCAGGCCTgaccaaggatgccattttgaggcccTCAAGTGGCGAGGAAGGAAACAAGTCCCCGCTTCCGAAGCTGGGGGAAGACAAGAAGAGGAAAGTTGTATTGCAGtccgaggaccccaagcccaaacctcgAAGGCTGAGGAGAAAAATAATCGCCCTCAGgatggactcggtccaaaaaTTGAGAGACggagaagagaaagaagaagaaaatgcttCGGTGTTGACGGTCCGACCCAGGGCAGCTGTTAAAATCAAGCCTCATATCGAGGAGGCTCCTGAAAAGAAATCGGGTGGGGATCCCGAGTTACCTGAGGTCGAGGTCATTTCTCGGACAACTACAGCTATACCAGACGAGGATGGTTCTGAGATCACGAAGGTTGATTAGAGCATTCTGAGCGACTTGCTCGAGGTCATGATAGTAGGCCACCCGTCTTCTCTTCCggccttttctgaggaggcgctaAGGGAAGCTCAAGATTTGAAGGCCCCTTATATAGGCGGAGGCGTAGGGCATCCTTTTCGGGACTGCTTTACTGGAGTAGATGATGCCTCCGATCTTAGTGACGCTTCAATTCTTTTAGAAGAAGCCCAACGTCTCTTATCTCGGGTAAGAATTTATTGTGTAGACCTTCGCCAAACTTATGCAGGCTTTCATCTAGCTAACTTGTTTTTTCCCCTTTTGTGAAGGCCTTTGTCAAGCTTCGAGCTGACCTCAACCAGTgtgaaaccgagctccaaaaggtctcgaaggAGAAGAATGCTCTGAAGCTTCTTTGCGGCCAAAatgacgaggctataaaggacctccgatcggatttggccaaggctcatGAGGAAGAGGCTgagctagataagcaggtgagcacTCTTTTGATAGAGTATGGACTTGACCCAACTATGGAAGCTAATACTTCgctatctcagctgcagcaaaaggttgaaaggaACGAGTTACTTTGGGGAGAAGTCGATCAGGTCAAGGCCGATTGTGATCAATGGAAGGATAAAATGGACTgcctggctgcagaaaaagaaactgccTTGGCCAGATTGTCATCGGCCGAGGTTCAACTTTGGGGTGCCAAAGAGAAAAGTTCGGCCCAAGCCAAGAGGATTGAAGAGCTCGAAATcgggcttgctgaggccaaggtgGAGGTTAAGAAGACAAAAGTCGTGTcggataagtccattgccatGTACCGGGCtaatgctgaggctgctcagataCAACTAAGGGAGTCTTCTGACCGAGAGCAATGGGTTATCGACTTGGCAAAGTGTCAATCCCAGATAGAAACCCTTGAGGAAATTCATACTTGAGGTTTTGACCTTTCCGAGGAGATAGTCCGAGCCAAGGTGTTTGAGGCCGAAGCCAGGCAGCTTGTCTGCTTCGATGACGGGGACGATAATGAAGAAGGCAGTCGAGGTGGATCTGATGAGGGTCCTGAAGGAGAAGTTGTTCCCGAAGAAGAGGTCAAAACCGGCTGTAGTTAGGACTTAGTTTCCCTTTTTGTAAGACCCTTATCAGTCCCTGGTAAATAACTTCTTCTGTCGATATATAATAGGAAACTTCTTTTGAATATCTTCTCTGTTCAAATGTGTTTTGTGATTTTGCTTTGTGAAAACTCTGTAGTTGCAACTTCTGTAATCGATTGAATGCTAGTTCAGACTTAGAacaaaacccttaggtttttttgGTACGCCAGGGTGAGTCCCCAAGTTTAATAACATGTTCAagatttcggatggcttgatcgatgCAATGATCGCGCCGCTTTTATAACTAAATTCGAGTACGTTTATGATAGaataaacccttaggtttttttatCAACTAATGGGTAACTTTCAACTTGCACTAACATACCTTTTGAAGTTTTATGGCGGATCCTTGAGCTAAGTTCAAGTCAATTTTATTTCGAACTTGGACTAGTAGAACCCTTAGGTCTGAGTTGAGTGAGAACAACGTCTCGCACTCTAAATGTATTGACCATTAAGCTCTTTTAGGTTGGAcccatatggcctctaaaagacgGCTATTATTTCCCCTTTCTGCTTAAacgcccgtaggcttaatgattgagtgagtgatttctcgaactcaaaataagagtagcccgtagacttagtagtcgagtgagtgcttgctcaaactcaaaataatagtagccttatgcttaatagtcgagtgagtgcttgctcgaactcgaaataatgtagcccgtaggcttaatgattgagtgagtgatttctcgaactcaaaataagagtagcccgtaggcttagtattcgagtgagtgcttgctcgaactcaaagtaatgtagcccgtaggctttatgattgagtgagtgatttctttaactcaaaataagagtagcctgtaggcttagtattcgagtgagtgccttactcgaacttgaagtaatgtagcccataggcttaatgattgagtgagtgatttctcgaactcaaaataagagtagcccgtaggcttagtattcgagtgagtgccttgctcgaactcgaagtaatgtagctcgtaggcttaatgattgagtgagtgatttctcgaactcaaaataagagtagcccgtaggcttagtattcgagtgagtgatttctctaactcaaaataagagtagcccgtaggcttagtattcgagtgagtgccttgctcgaactcgaagtaatgtagctcgtaggcttaatgattgagtgagtgatttctcgaactcaaaataagagtagcccgtaggcttagtattcgagtgagtgatttctctaactcaaaataagagtagcccataggcttaatgattgattgagtgatttctcgaactcaaaataagagtagcccgtaggcttagtattaGAGTGattgcttgctcaaactcgaagtaatgtagcctgtaggcttaatgattgagtgagtgatttatcgaactcaaaataagagtagcccgtaggcttaaaagtcgagtggcagtccccgatttgtgGGGTAATGGTCGGTCCTTG from Nicotiana tomentosiformis chromosome 11, ASM39032v3, whole genome shotgun sequence encodes:
- the LOC138901538 gene encoding kinesin-like protein KIN-14N, which gives rise to MIVGHPSSLPAFSEEALREAQDLKAPYIGGGVGHPFRDCFTGVDDASDLSDASILLEEAQRLLSRAFVKLRADLNQCETELQKVSKEKNALKLLCGQNDEAIKDLRSDLAKAHEEEAELDKQVSTLLIEYGLDPTMEANTSLSQLQQKVERNELLWGEVDQVKADCDQWKDKMDCLAAEKETALARLSSAEVQLWGAKEKSSAQAKRIEELEIGLAEAKVEVKKTKVVSDKSIAMYRANAEAAQIQLRESSDREQWVIDLAKCQSQIETLEEIHT